The Nitrosopumilus cobalaminigenes genome contains a region encoding:
- a CDS encoding aspartate aminotransferase family protein: MSEDQFMGNLYQRFPVTIEKGVGAHVWDTDGKEYIDCMGGYGVALVGHKNERVNNAIKEQIDKIITVHSSLYNKTREEFLTTLIGLAPKELTQVHLNNSGAEAIEAAMKFARKFTGKKGMVAMKGSYHGKSFGALSLTFNPKYRKAFAPLVEKVSFASYGDIESLRSVIDEDTAFVILEPIQGESGIIVAPEGFLQDVRKLCDEKGIVLIFDEIQAGLGRTGRLWACDHWNTAPDILCLAKGIAGGVPMGATLVRPDILASISKGEHSSTFGGNPISCAAGTAALKAITEDGLIENSEKMGKLFREGLEKLKENHQMIREVRGKGLMIGIEMKFEVKDILFGLIKKGVLMLYSGRNILRILPPLVISEDDVTKVLHALDLVLTEEEEKRNVQG, translated from the coding sequence ATGAGTGAAGACCAATTTATGGGAAACCTCTATCAGAGATTTCCAGTTACAATTGAAAAAGGTGTAGGGGCACATGTTTGGGATACTGATGGAAAAGAATACATCGACTGTATGGGAGGATACGGAGTAGCTTTAGTAGGTCACAAAAATGAAAGAGTAAACAATGCAATCAAAGAACAGATAGATAAAATCATTACAGTACATAGTTCATTATACAATAAAACAAGAGAAGAATTTTTGACTACATTAATTGGATTAGCACCAAAAGAATTGACACAAGTTCATCTAAACAACAGTGGAGCTGAAGCAATTGAAGCTGCCATGAAATTTGCAAGAAAGTTTACAGGGAAAAAAGGAATGGTTGCAATGAAAGGATCTTATCATGGAAAATCATTTGGAGCATTATCATTAACATTTAATCCAAAATACAGAAAAGCATTTGCTCCACTAGTTGAAAAAGTATCATTTGCATCTTACGGAGATATTGAATCATTACGTTCAGTTATTGATGAGGATACAGCATTTGTGATTTTAGAACCAATACAAGGAGAAAGCGGAATCATTGTTGCACCTGAAGGATTTTTACAGGATGTGAGAAAGCTTTGCGATGAAAAAGGAATTGTGTTAATTTTTGACGAAATACAAGCTGGTTTAGGTAGAACAGGACGATTATGGGCTTGTGATCATTGGAATACTGCTCCAGATATTTTATGTTTAGCAAAAGGGATTGCAGGAGGAGTGCCAATGGGTGCAACTCTTGTAAGACCAGATATTCTAGCTTCAATAAGTAAGGGTGAGCATTCATCAACATTTGGAGGAAATCCAATATCTTGTGCAGCAGGAACTGCAGCCCTTAAGGCAATCACAGAAGATGGATTGATTGAAAATTCTGAGAAAATGGGGAAATTATTTAGAGAAGGATTAGAAAAACTAAAAGAAAATCATCAGATGATTAGAGAAGTTAGAGGAAAAGGCCTCATGATAGGAATAGAGATGAAATTTGAAGTAAAAGATATTCTATTTGGTTTAATCAAAAAAGGAGTTCTAATGCTTTATTCTGGAAGGAATATTCTCAGAATTCTTCCTCCATTAGTAATATCTGAAGATGACGTAACAAAAGTTTTACATGCTCTTGATTTAGTACTTACTGAAGAGGAAGAAAAAAGAAATGTACAAGGATAA
- the lysX gene encoding lysine biosynthesis protein LysX, whose protein sequence is MNPDVTILYDTIRWEEKALLEAGKKKNINIQMVDCKKLAIDLEKKPEDYGVVIQRCVSYYRNLHSTAALEGIGVKVINCLNTGVFAGNKLFTHMLLKKFGVPTPDATVAFSKDAALEALDSQGYPKVIKPTVGSWGRLISKLNDRDAAEGIIESRENMYPIYQVHYLEEFVKRPPRDIRAIMVGDKIVAAIYRSSKHWKTNMALGGTAEPCKVTQEMEEMCIKAKHAIEGDIVGVDLMESNEKGLVVHEVNNTTEYKNTVRVCDVDIPSLMLDYALKIKK, encoded by the coding sequence GTGAATCCTGACGTTACCATTCTTTACGATACCATCCGTTGGGAAGAAAAAGCTCTACTAGAAGCCGGTAAAAAAAAGAACATCAACATCCAGATGGTCGATTGTAAAAAATTGGCAATTGATTTAGAAAAAAAACCTGAAGATTATGGAGTAGTTATTCAAAGATGTGTGAGTTATTATAGAAATCTACATTCAACTGCAGCTCTTGAAGGAATTGGTGTCAAAGTAATCAATTGTCTCAATACAGGAGTTTTTGCTGGAAATAAATTATTTACACATATGTTATTAAAAAAATTTGGAGTTCCTACACCAGATGCAACTGTAGCATTTTCAAAAGATGCAGCTTTGGAAGCATTAGATTCCCAAGGATACCCAAAAGTGATTAAACCAACTGTTGGTAGTTGGGGAAGATTAATTTCCAAATTAAACGATAGAGATGCAGCTGAAGGAATTATTGAGAGTAGAGAAAACATGTATCCAATTTACCAAGTTCATTACTTAGAAGAATTTGTAAAAAGACCACCAAGAGACATTAGAGCAATAATGGTGGGGGACAAAATTGTAGCAGCAATTTATCGTTCTTCTAAACATTGGAAAACCAACATGGCCTTGGGAGGAACTGCAGAACCATGCAAAGTTACACAAGAAATGGAAGAAATGTGTATTAAGGCAAAACATGCTATTGAAGGAGATATCGTAGGTGTAGATTTGATGGAAAGTAATGAGAAAGGACTTGTTGTACATGAGGTAAATAATACAACTGAATACAAAAACACAGTAAGAGTCTGTGATGTAGACATTCCTTCCTTAATGCTAGATTATGCACTGAAGATAAAAAAGTAA
- the lysM gene encoding HTH-type transcriptional regulator LysM: MYKDKVDEKIIGYLKEDSRESFVDIGKKLKLSESAVRRRVKNLVDSGTIKKFTLELGEENTTSAIVLVSVDSATDTSKVSLKLAKLDGVKTVYEITGQYDITTIMSATSITEINNSIDALRKIPGVVDTNTVIILRKII; encoded by the coding sequence ATGTACAAGGATAAAGTAGACGAAAAAATCATTGGTTATCTAAAAGAAGATTCTAGAGAATCATTTGTAGATATAGGTAAAAAACTAAAACTATCAGAATCAGCAGTTAGAAGACGGGTAAAAAATCTAGTTGATAGTGGAACAATCAAAAAATTTACTTTAGAATTAGGTGAAGAGAATACAACTAGTGCAATCGTTCTAGTTTCAGTAGATTCTGCAACAGATACTTCAAAAGTATCACTAAAGTTAGCAAAACTAGATGGTGTAAAAACAGTTTATGAAATTACAGGACAGTATGACATTACAACAATTATGAGTGCCACAAGCATTACAGAAATTAACAATAGTATTGATGCATTAAGAAAGATTCCAGGTGTAGTGGATACCAACACGGTAATAATTTTAAGAAAAATAATCTAA
- a CDS encoding M20/M25/M40 family metallo-hydrolase — protein sequence MDTHFTVTPRFAVKMLEKALRLYTPSLSEKPMAEFLADKCDDLGFEDIQIDEVGNVIAKKGSGSPKIMLCGHMDVVPGKVKVRKEGDALYGRGASDAKAPLMAMLFAAASIQNNNGTVIFVGAVDEEGNATGIKNLVKKKMDIDYAVFGEPSGIKKVTIAYKGRLAINLKISVPDSSHASAPWLSKNAILESMIFARELKEKLEANQEDKTKGMLLTATMTEVKGGTSHNVTPKDCETTFDIRIPVDMNCKSIEQKISTLVKEISQEREVEAFYSILDETEPFEASHNSPLVRAFTLGIREVEESAPTLIRKTGTGDMNVLGNQWGIPVVTYGPGDPHEAHTIDEKVSVDEYLRGIEILKKTLQHLKRLHDRKMQ from the coding sequence TTGGACACTCATTTTACAGTTACACCAAGATTTGCAGTGAAGATGTTAGAGAAAGCACTAAGATTGTACACTCCATCCCTCAGTGAAAAACCAATGGCAGAATTTTTAGCTGACAAATGTGATGATTTAGGGTTTGAAGATATTCAGATTGATGAAGTGGGAAACGTCATAGCCAAGAAAGGTTCAGGTTCACCAAAAATTATGCTGTGTGGACACATGGATGTTGTTCCAGGTAAAGTCAAAGTAAGAAAAGAAGGGGATGCATTGTATGGCAGAGGAGCATCAGATGCAAAAGCACCATTAATGGCAATGTTATTTGCTGCAGCATCAATCCAAAATAATAATGGAACAGTAATTTTTGTCGGAGCAGTTGATGAAGAAGGAAATGCAACAGGGATTAAGAATTTAGTTAAAAAGAAAATGGATATAGATTATGCAGTATTTGGGGAACCAAGTGGAATTAAAAAAGTTACAATAGCATACAAAGGAAGATTAGCAATTAATCTCAAAATTAGTGTTCCAGACAGTTCTCATGCTAGTGCACCATGGTTATCAAAGAATGCAATTTTAGAATCAATGATTTTTGCAAGAGAACTAAAAGAAAAATTAGAAGCAAATCAAGAAGACAAAACTAAAGGAATGTTATTGACTGCAACCATGACAGAAGTTAAAGGAGGAACAAGTCATAATGTTACACCAAAAGATTGTGAGACAACTTTTGATATCAGAATACCTGTAGATATGAATTGTAAATCAATTGAACAAAAAATTTCAACTTTGGTTAAAGAAATTTCTCAAGAGAGAGAAGTAGAGGCATTTTATTCAATTCTTGACGAGACTGAACCATTTGAAGCATCACATAATTCACCACTAGTTAGAGCATTTACTCTTGGAATTAGAGAAGTAGAGGAATCAGCACCAACTTTGATCAGAAAAACAGGTACAGGAGACATGAATGTTCTCGGGAATCAATGGGGAATTCCAGTTGTAACATATGGTCCAGGTGATCCTCACGAAGCTCATACAATTGATGAGAAGGTATCAGTAGATGAGTATCTTAGAGGAATAGAAATTCTCAAGAAAACACTACAGCATTTAAAAAGACTTCACGATAGAAAAATGCAATAA
- a CDS encoding LeuA family protein, with the protein MKDPNHYANLYNAYDKNPKKIRVLDSTLREGEQHPGVSFTNKQRIQIAWMLDYFGVDQIEISPVVSNDHKEATKTIIKQGLNADIVSHGRALKQDIDTSLDVDAKWCAAYLGISDIHLKDKLRISREEALERAVETVEYAKSHGLKIRFTVEDGSRAEPEFLLKVCKAIEEAGVDRISLPDTVGILRPIGMYNFVKKVREVVDVPLDAHVHNDIGFAVANAFSACDAGVDQIHTTIDGIGERTGIPPLAEVAVALTYLYKSPNDFRLDMLLDLSRLIEEYTSIKPYDSKPIVGSSAYKHKAGTHLAAILRNPAAYEPIPPRTVGNRRRIVFGELAGKTGAAYLMSLLGLEKDDEGAKAVAAGLKGLRMGDLIEIPLEDRLEKKIINDK; encoded by the coding sequence ATGAAAGATCCGAATCACTATGCAAACTTGTATAACGCATATGACAAAAATCCAAAAAAAATTAGGGTGTTAGATAGTACCTTAAGAGAAGGTGAACAACACCCAGGTGTTTCATTTACAAACAAACAAAGAATCCAAATCGCTTGGATGTTAGATTATTTCGGTGTTGATCAAATTGAGATTTCACCAGTAGTATCAAATGATCATAAAGAAGCAACTAAAACAATTATCAAGCAAGGATTAAATGCAGACATTGTATCTCATGGACGTGCATTAAAACAAGATATTGATACTTCGTTAGATGTTGATGCCAAATGGTGTGCAGCATATTTAGGAATTTCAGATATTCATCTCAAAGATAAATTACGAATTTCAAGAGAAGAAGCACTTGAAAGAGCAGTTGAGACGGTAGAGTATGCAAAATCCCATGGACTAAAAATTAGATTCACTGTAGAAGATGGAAGTAGAGCTGAGCCAGAATTTTTACTTAAAGTATGTAAAGCAATTGAAGAAGCTGGTGTAGACAGAATTAGTTTGCCAGATACCGTAGGAATCCTACGTCCAATTGGAATGTATAATTTTGTTAAAAAAGTAAGAGAAGTGGTAGATGTTCCATTAGATGCACATGTTCACAATGATATCGGGTTTGCAGTTGCTAACGCATTTTCAGCATGTGATGCAGGAGTTGATCAAATTCATACTACAATTGACGGTATCGGTGAAAGGACAGGAATTCCGCCATTAGCAGAAGTTGCAGTAGCATTAACTTACCTATACAAATCTCCAAATGACTTCAGATTAGATATGTTACTAGATTTATCCAGATTGATTGAAGAATACACATCAATTAAACCATATGATTCAAAACCAATTGTTGGGTCTTCAGCTTACAAACACAAAGCAGGAACTCATCTTGCAGCAATTCTTCGAAATCCTGCAGCCTATGAGCCTATTCCACCTAGAACAGTAGGAAACAGAAGAAGAATAGTATTTGGAGAATTAGCTGGTAAAACAGGTGCGGCATATTTGATGTCATTATTAGGATTAGAGAAAGATGATGAAGGTGCAAAAGCTGTTGCAGCAGGACTAAAAGGCCTCAGAATGGGAGATCTAATAGAGATTCCATTAGAAGACAGACTTGAAAAAAAGATAATTAATGATAAATAA
- the lysW/argW gene encoding alpha-aminoadipate/glutamate carrier protein LysW — MSKCEECDADISIPSDALEGEIVTCPECGASFELAKGSNGFDLKPAQTVGEDWGQ; from the coding sequence ATGTCAAAATGTGAAGAATGTGATGCAGATATTTCCATACCAAGTGATGCACTTGAAGGAGAAATCGTAACATGTCCGGAATGTGGCGCAAGTTTTGAATTAGCTAAAGGTTCAAACGGTTTCGATCTAAAGCCGGCCCAAACGGTTGGTGAGGATTGGGGACAGTGA